A genomic window from Flavobacterium azooxidireducens includes:
- a CDS encoding fibronectin type III domain-containing protein, with product MKKIYFLLLILFSVCSFGQNYDYTIYNTSNSGIASNYVGDLKVDANGLLWIASFSGVSTFNGTTFTNYNTGNSGIVSNSILKIQIDGLNRKWMATQSNGISRLNGSTWTNYTTANSGLPNNAINDIAVDGLNNLWVATNSGLSKFNGTTWTTYSSLTNINSVATDSNNGVWVSTGNLLYKFNGTDFDIITDGVQKILRIANNIIYIDSFDALMTYTTAGTFLNLYFQNTSCLAGYQLNALDVDSSNKAWIAFQGEGLQNFTDCISYTSNSGLPDNYISAVRTQSNGTIWAGTLQLGLTKMTPSASTCNAPTQTWSENITSTTATLNWIPAVPAPDSYVIRYNTTNVIGGIQDATASTSISIENLNPNADYYWWVASVCGEQQSNWVLGGFFGTLQATCNPPTNLAVSNITSNSSQITWTPPAPAPSSGYEIYFVTNNVAPSANTTPTFTSTSAGINITNGLTPGTTYYYWVRSNCGSTKSSWVSGGNFNTTTLTGCNAALYGQWPNTNFTPACSGATEQIVVNAYASEFTNVNIVADRQYTFSSSVSTDFITITNDANVILASGTTPLSWASQSTTGMIRYYLHTNANCGAQNTDRIKYIQCVAPVSCGLPTNLAVSNITSNSCRLFWNAPTPAANSYDLYLSTNSTAPVAATNATQVSNANLIATLNGLSASTTYYYWVRSNCNGTRSAWVSGGSFTTVAFSNCNGASYGLYPDATFTPACTGNTELIIANAWAGEYSNVNVLSNKQYTFTSSIATDYVTITNATGTTVFASGVTPLVWNSNATSGLIRYHLHTNANCGIQNTARVRSITCSNASSCNPPTNFGSEVLSSTSAVIGWIPSTSAPNGGYLYVYNTTPVIGGIDGSTGSTSADLTDLLPNTTYYWWVASDCVSSLSEWAYGGSFTTPGSATSCWQTISAGYTHSVGIKTDGTLWAWGDNGYGQLGDATTTSKNTPTQIGSANNWESVSASGGFTIAIKVDGSLWAWGNNTFGQLGDGTTTNRTTPTLIGTANNWKSVTIGEGFALAIKDNGTLWSWGYNNYGQLGDGTTTNRTVPTQVGTATNWQSTAAGSGFSLAIRTNGTLWAWGYNNSGQLGDGTTTNRITPVQIGTENDWANVAAGYAHSVGLKANGILYTWGNNANGQLGDGTTTNKLTPTGVYDQVESIEAGWYYTVGTTTFGNMLICGQNNFGQLGDSTTSDRIWVSATNSTDHLQISAGAFHTLSLHTDGSLKVCGLNGQGRLGDGTTTDRISLTPIACPTNNLGVDDSVAKNSNVKVYPNPVNDILSISFEQGISSVAIYNLLSQEVFSKLINANETTIDVSHLAAGTYLVKVEIDNNEVKTIKLIKK from the coding sequence ATGAAAAAAATTTACTTTTTATTACTAATCCTCTTTTCAGTTTGCTCTTTCGGGCAAAACTATGATTACACTATTTATAATACCAGCAATTCTGGAATTGCAAGCAACTATGTTGGTGACCTTAAGGTTGATGCCAACGGCCTGTTATGGATAGCTTCTTTTTCCGGTGTTTCTACATTTAACGGAACCACTTTTACTAATTACAATACTGGCAATTCAGGCATTGTATCAAACTCAATTCTAAAAATTCAAATTGATGGTTTGAATAGAAAATGGATGGCAACCCAATCCAACGGAATCAGCCGTTTGAATGGAAGCACTTGGACCAATTATACAACTGCCAATTCCGGACTTCCGAATAATGCGATTAACGACATTGCGGTTGACGGTTTAAATAATCTTTGGGTAGCTACAAATTCCGGTCTAAGCAAGTTTAATGGTACAACTTGGACTACTTATAGTTCTCTCACTAATATTAATTCTGTTGCGACAGATAGTAATAATGGCGTATGGGTGTCTACAGGTAATTTATTATATAAATTTAATGGAACAGATTTTGACATCATTACCGATGGAGTTCAAAAAATACTTCGAATAGCAAACAATATCATTTATATTGACTCTTTTGATGCTTTAATGACGTATACAACAGCCGGAACATTCCTTAATCTTTATTTTCAAAACACTTCTTGTCTTGCAGGTTATCAACTTAACGCTTTGGATGTAGATAGTAGCAACAAAGCATGGATAGCATTTCAAGGAGAGGGTTTGCAAAATTTCACTGACTGCATTTCTTATACTTCCAATTCTGGTTTACCGGATAATTATATTAGTGCAGTAAGAACTCAATCTAACGGAACTATTTGGGCAGGAACATTGCAACTGGGTTTAACTAAAATGACACCTAGTGCTTCAACATGTAATGCTCCAACACAAACCTGGTCTGAAAATATTACATCAACCACTGCAACACTTAACTGGATTCCGGCTGTTCCGGCACCTGATAGTTATGTGATTCGTTATAATACAACCAATGTGATAGGAGGAATACAAGATGCAACGGCTTCTACTTCTATTTCAATAGAAAACTTAAACCCAAATGCCGATTATTATTGGTGGGTTGCCTCAGTTTGTGGCGAACAACAATCCAATTGGGTCTTGGGTGGATTCTTTGGTACACTGCAAGCAACTTGTAACCCTCCAACTAATTTAGCCGTTTCTAACATAACGTCTAATTCATCTCAGATTACTTGGACGCCACCTGCACCAGCACCTAGTTCTGGATATGAGATTTATTTTGTAACAAATAATGTTGCACCAAGTGCAAATACAACACCAACATTTACAAGCACTTCGGCCGGTATAAACATTACAAACGGATTAACACCAGGAACAACTTATTATTACTGGGTTAGATCAAATTGTGGTTCTACAAAAAGTAGTTGGGTTTCTGGAGGAAATTTTAATACAACCACTTTAACCGGTTGTAACGCCGCTTTGTATGGACAATGGCCAAATACTAATTTCACACCAGCATGTTCCGGTGCAACCGAACAAATTGTTGTAAACGCTTATGCAAGTGAATTTACAAACGTAAATATAGTAGCCGATAGACAATATACTTTTTCAAGTTCGGTTTCAACCGATTTTATTACGATAACGAACGATGCAAATGTAATTTTAGCGAGCGGAACAACGCCTTTAAGTTGGGCTTCTCAATCCACTACCGGAATGATACGCTATTATTTACATACAAATGCTAATTGTGGTGCACAAAACACAGATAGAATAAAATATATTCAATGTGTAGCTCCGGTAAGTTGTGGTTTGCCAACTAATTTAGCGGTTTCAAACATTACTTCTAATTCGTGTCGATTATTTTGGAATGCACCGACACCTGCTGCCAATTCATATGATTTATATTTAAGCACCAACAGTACTGCTCCTGTAGCAGCAACAAATGCAACGCAAGTTAGTAATGCTAATCTTATAGCAACTTTAAATGGTTTATCAGCTTCCACTACGTATTATTATTGGGTACGTTCCAATTGCAATGGTACAAGAAGTGCTTGGGTTTCCGGAGGAAGTTTTACAACTGTAGCATTTTCAAATTGTAACGGTGCAAGTTATGGATTGTATCCTGATGCCACTTTTACACCGGCTTGTACAGGAAATACGGAACTAATTATTGCGAATGCTTGGGCAGGAGAATATTCTAATGTAAATGTATTGTCAAATAAGCAATATACTTTTACCAGCTCGATCGCTACTGATTATGTTACTATTACAAATGCTACAGGAACAACAGTTTTTGCTAGTGGAGTAACACCATTAGTTTGGAATTCAAATGCTACATCAGGACTAATCAGGTATCATCTACACACCAATGCAAATTGTGGCATACAGAATACAGCGAGAGTTCGTTCGATAACGTGTTCGAATGCATCATCTTGTAATCCTCCAACTAATTTTGGAAGTGAAGTGCTATCTTCAACATCAGCTGTAATTGGCTGGATACCTTCGACATCTGCACCAAACGGTGGTTATTTATATGTATATAATACTACTCCAGTAATCGGTGGTATTGATGGAAGTACTGGTTCTACAAGTGCTGATTTAACCGATTTATTACCTAACACTACCTATTATTGGTGGGTTGCTTCAGATTGTGTAAGCAGTCTAAGTGAATGGGCTTATGGTGGTTCTTTTACCACACCTGGTTCTGCTACTAGCTGTTGGCAAACAATTAGTGCCGGTTATACCCATTCAGTAGGAATAAAAACAGATGGTACTTTATGGGCTTGGGGAGACAATGGTTACGGCCAATTAGGTGATGCAACAACAACAAGTAAAAATACACCAACTCAAATAGGCTCAGCTAACAACTGGGAAAGTGTTTCAGCTAGTGGTGGTTTTACAATAGCCATAAAAGTAGATGGATCGCTATGGGCTTGGGGAAATAACACCTTTGGTCAATTAGGCGATGGAACAACAACGAATAGAACAACTCCAACACTTATAGGAACAGCAAATAACTGGAAAAGTGTTACTATTGGAGAAGGATTTGCCTTAGCAATAAAGGATAATGGTACACTTTGGTCTTGGGGGTACAATAATTATGGTCAATTAGGTGATGGTACAACCACAAACAGAACTGTACCCACACAAGTAGGAACAGCAACTAATTGGCAAAGTACTGCGGCAGGATCTGGTTTTTCACTAGCCATAAGAACAAACGGTACGCTTTGGGCATGGGGTTATAATAATTCCGGTCAGTTAGGAGATGGCACAACCACAAACCGAATTACTCCTGTACAAATTGGAACCGAAAATGACTGGGCAAATGTAGCCGCAGGATATGCTCACTCAGTTGGATTAAAAGCGAATGGAATACTTTACACATGGGGAAATAATGCAAATGGTCAATTAGGTGATGGTACAACTACAAACAAACTGACACCAACAGGTGTATACGATCAAGTAGAAAGTATTGAAGCAGGATGGTATTATACCGTTGGAACAACAACATTTGGAAATATGTTAATATGCGGGCAAAATAATTTTGGACAACTGGGTGATAGTACTACTTCTGATAGAATCTGGGTGAGTGCTACAAATTCAACTGATCATCTACAAATTTCTGCAGGAGCATTTCATACCTTGTCATTACATACTGATGGTTCACTGAAAGTATGCGGATTAAATGGACAAGGACGATTAGGAGATGGCACTACAACTGATAGAATTTCACTAACACCTATTGCTTGTCCGACCAATAATTTAGGAGTTGATGATAGTGTTGCTAAAAATAGTAATGTAAAAGTTTATCCAAATCCAGTGAATGATATTTTAAGCATTTCATTTGAACAAGGAATTTCATCTGTTGCGATTTACAATTTATTGAGCCAAGAAGTATTTTCTAAATTAATTAATGCAAATGAAACAACTATTGATGTTTCACATTTGGCAGCCGGAACCTACTTGGTAAAAGTTGAAATTGATAATAATGAGGTGAAAACAATAAAACTGATTAAAAAGTAA
- a CDS encoding T9SS type A sorting domain-containing protein produces MKKYIYSLLFCFTVGICSAQLTSVIQAEYFWDTDPGEGNGIAISAVDGNFNNSFERIAVSGLGAPSVGLHKFSIRIKDNTGIWSPVFSNVIKVETTTSPTTINLVQAEYFWDADPGEGNGIALSTVDGDFNTSFEKIAVSGLNAPSVGLHKFSVRIKDDLGIWSPVFTNIIYVDTTTTPSIVSLSEAEYFWDTDPGEGNGIAFLATDGNFNTAFEKLEKIAIPIVNPVGFHTFNSRIKDSNGNWSPIFKNVIYIETVLGSDEFSFSKIVIYPNPVKDILNFSFDKEITAVSIINLLGQEVLSKSLINSETSIDVASLSAGTYLVKVTSTNEVKTVKVIKE; encoded by the coding sequence ATGAAAAAATATATTTATAGTTTATTGTTTTGCTTTACTGTAGGAATTTGTTCTGCCCAACTTACATCTGTAATACAAGCAGAATATTTCTGGGATACCGATCCTGGAGAAGGAAATGGTATAGCAATTTCAGCAGTAGATGGAAATTTTAATAATAGCTTTGAAAGAATCGCTGTTTCTGGGTTAGGTGCTCCGAGTGTTGGATTGCATAAGTTCTCTATTCGAATAAAAGATAACACAGGAATTTGGAGTCCTGTTTTTTCAAATGTTATAAAAGTAGAGACAACAACATCACCAACAACTATTAATTTAGTTCAAGCAGAATATTTTTGGGATGCTGATCCTGGAGAAGGAAATGGAATAGCGCTTTCAACAGTAGATGGAGATTTTAATACTAGTTTTGAAAAAATTGCTGTTTCTGGTTTAAATGCGCCAAGTGTTGGGCTACATAAATTCTCCGTTAGAATAAAAGACGATTTAGGAATTTGGAGTCCTGTTTTTACAAATATTATTTATGTTGACACTACAACAACACCATCTATAGTTAGTTTATCAGAAGCAGAATATTTTTGGGATACTGATCCAGGAGAAGGAAATGGAATCGCTTTTTTAGCAACCGATGGAAATTTTAATACTGCATTTGAAAAACTTGAAAAAATAGCTATTCCAATTGTAAATCCTGTAGGGTTTCACACTTTCAATTCACGAATAAAAGATAGTAATGGGAACTGGAGTCCAATCTTTAAAAATGTAATTTACATTGAAACTGTTTTAGGAAGCGATGAATTTTCATTTTCAAAAATTGTGATATACCCAAACCCAGTTAAAGATATTTTAAACTTTTCGTTTGACAAAGAAATTACAGCCGTTTCAATCATCAATCTACTGGGACAAGAAGTGTTGTCAAAATCTCTAATCAACAGCGAAACTTCAATCGATGTTGCTAGTTTGTCTGCAGGAACTTATTTGGTAAAAGTAACTTCTACTAATGAAGTAAAAACAGTGAAAGTCATTAAAGAGTAA
- a CDS encoding LytR/AlgR family response regulator transcription factor: MLRAIVIDDIEKIRKDNIAIIKSSCPGISIIGQAESVASGIKLIKQLAPDLVFLDVEMPDGTGFDLLQKLNPIHFKVIFITGYEDFAIRAFRFSAIDYLLKPLDKQELIEAVKKAEELMNKEVFDVKLHNLFSNLERPKNLQKLILKTADRIYSINIQDIVHCESDKNYTTFHFINSPKLIVSTNLKEYETLLSPHNFFRTHKSHLINMAFFDHFIKSEGGNTIVMKNKIVIPLSVRKKEEFMVLLENL, encoded by the coding sequence ATGTTACGAGCTATCGTTATTGACGACATTGAAAAAATAAGAAAAGATAATATTGCTATTATTAAATCTTCTTGCCCCGGTATTTCGATTATTGGTCAAGCCGAATCGGTAGCTTCGGGAATAAAATTAATCAAACAACTAGCACCCGATTTGGTTTTTTTGGATGTTGAAATGCCTGATGGAACCGGTTTTGACTTGCTTCAGAAACTAAACCCTATTCATTTTAAAGTCATTTTTATAACAGGTTATGAAGATTTTGCCATTAGAGCTTTTCGCTTTTCGGCGATTGATTATTTGTTGAAACCATTGGATAAACAAGAATTGATTGAAGCTGTAAAAAAAGCAGAAGAATTGATGAATAAAGAAGTTTTTGATGTGAAACTTCACAATTTATTTTCTAATCTTGAACGCCCTAAAAATCTTCAAAAACTCATTCTTAAAACAGCGGACAGAATTTATTCTATCAATATTCAGGATATCGTGCATTGCGAATCGGACAAAAACTATACTACTTTTCATTTTATAAATTCGCCAAAATTGATTGTTTCTACAAATTTGAAAGAGTATGAAACCTTGTTGAGTCCTCATAATTTTTTTAGAACCCACAAATCACATTTAATCAATATGGCTTTTTTTGATCATTTTATTAAATCGGAAGGCGGTAATACTATTGTGATGAAAAACAAAATTGTTATACCATTGTCGGTTCGAAAAAAAGAAGAGTTTATGGTTTTACTTGAAAATTTATAA
- a CDS encoding histidine kinase: MHRTLRLVTTITILFFTSTLFSQDRTIDSLKLLLKNPKVHDTVKLYAILTAKMQKYHETDEKHHILNRMQGSYALECLKKKSSPEVHTAYVQCLANYYSSLMEEHKAKGDLIPALAAIDKSIALFKSEKLYNDMYYSVMDKGRLYAKFKHFEKGAEYLFMALRYFEKHPGENPVVEIGSVYSNLAGLYSIQGDHEKAIEYGKKVIFYCDANKSTEYSENKENTKFVTYSIIGVAYRNLKKYTEAIDNLNKALAIAENSNSSFKVSYVLSRLGSVKLAEQKYDEAEVLYKKAIEGDLDDKSLANGYTGIAQLYFEKKDYEQAYFYITKGLDLSIKTENVDLQEVGSDLLFKLSEMRNDYKKALEMFQLHNKIVGYKNVESSKNELEKQQLKYDFDKKELKLKLDAEKKAAIKNNWLIALSAVLVLLLLAAYFYYRNSKQKQAISVLEKNQIKQKLLITQMNPHFIFNSVQNIRGLINNKQNNEAVNYLDKFSKLTRQILENSNENYISLEEEVEMIENYLSIQQLLYDNKFNFTIDVQEEIDKESIFLPPMLAQPFIENAIKHGLSNTTENGKIDVHFYLKEEKLFFEVTDNGKGFDTEKKISNHKSLAMTITKERLVSYTKNKDFVVQTDNLITSAGVVSGAKVVFEIPYIYEN; this comes from the coding sequence ATGCATAGAACTTTACGATTAGTTACCACGATAACTATTCTTTTTTTTACTTCAACTCTTTTTTCGCAAGACAGAACGATTGATTCGTTAAAATTGCTTCTTAAAAACCCCAAAGTGCATGACACCGTTAAGCTGTATGCAATACTAACGGCAAAGATGCAAAAGTATCACGAAACGGATGAAAAGCATCATATTCTCAACCGTATGCAAGGCAGCTATGCTTTGGAATGCCTTAAGAAAAAAAGTTCACCGGAAGTTCACACTGCCTATGTGCAATGCCTTGCCAATTACTACAGTAGTTTAATGGAAGAGCACAAAGCCAAAGGCGATCTTATACCAGCTTTGGCAGCGATAGACAAAAGTATTGCCCTTTTTAAATCGGAAAAATTATATAACGACATGTATTATTCCGTAATGGATAAAGGTCGATTGTATGCAAAATTTAAACATTTTGAGAAGGGAGCCGAATACCTGTTTATGGCTCTACGTTATTTTGAAAAGCATCCCGGTGAAAATCCGGTTGTAGAAATTGGATCGGTCTATTCTAACCTTGCCGGACTTTATTCTATTCAAGGCGATCATGAAAAAGCGATAGAATATGGTAAAAAAGTTATATTTTATTGTGACGCTAATAAAAGTACGGAATACTCAGAAAATAAAGAAAATACAAAATTTGTGACTTATTCTATTATTGGTGTAGCCTATCGTAACTTAAAAAAATATACCGAAGCAATAGATAATTTAAATAAAGCTTTGGCTATTGCTGAAAACTCAAATAGCTCATTTAAAGTTAGTTATGTTTTGAGTCGCCTTGGTAGTGTGAAATTGGCCGAGCAAAAATATGATGAAGCCGAAGTTTTGTATAAAAAAGCAATCGAAGGTGATTTAGACGACAAGAGTTTGGCCAATGGTTATACCGGCATTGCACAACTTTATTTTGAAAAAAAGGACTATGAACAAGCGTACTTTTATATCACAAAGGGCTTAGATCTGAGTATTAAAACAGAAAATGTCGATCTTCAAGAAGTTGGAAGCGACCTTTTGTTTAAATTGAGTGAAATGCGAAACGATTATAAAAAAGCATTGGAGATGTTTCAACTTCACAATAAAATTGTTGGCTATAAAAACGTTGAATCATCAAAAAATGAACTGGAAAAGCAACAACTCAAGTACGATTTTGATAAAAAGGAATTAAAATTGAAATTGGATGCCGAAAAGAAAGCAGCCATTAAAAACAATTGGCTTATTGCACTTTCTGCTGTACTTGTGCTATTGCTGTTAGCAGCTTATTTCTATTACAGAAACAGCAAACAAAAACAAGCCATTTCCGTTTTGGAGAAAAACCAAATTAAACAAAAACTGCTCATCACACAGATGAATCCGCATTTTATATTTAATTCTGTGCAAAATATTCGGGGTTTGATTAACAATAAACAAAACAACGAAGCCGTAAATTACCTCGACAAGTTTTCTAAACTCACCAGACAAATTCTGGAAAATTCGAATGAAAACTATATTTCGTTGGAAGAAGAGGTTGAAATGATTGAAAATTATCTTTCCATACAACAACTTCTGTATGACAATAAATTCAACTTTACCATTGATGTACAAGAAGAAATTGATAAAGAATCGATTTTTTTACCACCTATGTTGGCTCAGCCATTTATTGAAAATGCCATCAAACACGGGTTGAGCAATACTACAGAAAACGGAAAAATAGACGTTCATTTCTATTTAAAAGAAGAAAAACTGTTTTTTGAAGTGACGGATAACGGCAAAGGATTTGACACGGAGAAAAAGATAAGCAATCACAAATCGTTAGCGATGACCATTACCAAAGAACGCTTGGTTTCGTATACTAAAAACAAAGATTTTGTGGTACAAACGGATAATTTAATCACATCAGCAGGAGTTGTATCAGGAGCAAAAGTTGTTTTTGAAATTCCATATATTTACGAAAATTAA
- a CDS encoding DUF7149 domain-containing protein, whose product MFKHHLIQRLDSSKEGEFEEFHKNLISDFLKNTYYSPNYFINTKGRNDLVIHTGKEAKNSCCPRLL is encoded by the coding sequence TTGTTTAAACACCATTTAATTCAGAGGCTCGACAGTAGTAAAGAAGGTGAATTTGAAGAGTTTCATAAAAATCTAATATCCGATTTTTTGAAGAACACCTATTATTCGCCCAACTATTTTATCAATACCAAAGGGCGTAATGATTTAGTAATCCATACCGGAAAAGAAGCAAAAAACAGCTGTTGCCCAAGACTTCTTTAG
- a CDS encoding PDDEXK-like family protein, with amino-acid sequence MHQLNLLLKQLEIIQNKYDQFAEKSGEHYNVFDILGVRANELIHSAIIGNLLNVKGKHGQKDVFLKLFINEIRNKFNKSFEDDIRNQIISNFQTEKAYLKIEKFAGKVDLIKDYGGRLDIYLYDGKNEIIIENKINAGDQEKQLLRYSKFNSKAPLLYLTLDGKEPSTNSKNDLSVTNQFICISYKVEIKNWLEKCIKEMVNKPVIRETLNQYLYLINSLTNQLPNDHKMEVKALIKQNLRESQMIVSHFEEAKNNVILEFWENYILTLIKHFPNWIIEKAPSDFHEPYYYILMHQKNNNAYFYTRYNTKGGEITYGIIANLKHRNLPFEEVHRQLKINQALGKFSIVWKNEENFSFKTIDDLISIQINPKDVEKRLTDNLQEFISFNIYNYEKILEFINSTIKI; translated from the coding sequence ATGCATCAACTAAATCTCTTACTCAAACAACTTGAAATCATTCAAAACAAGTATGATCAATTTGCTGAAAAATCGGGAGAGCATTATAACGTATTTGATATTTTGGGTGTTCGGGCTAATGAACTAATTCATTCTGCCATTATCGGAAACCTATTAAATGTAAAAGGAAAACACGGTCAAAAAGATGTTTTTTTGAAATTATTCATCAATGAAATCAGAAATAAATTTAATAAGAGTTTTGAAGATGATATTAGAAATCAAATAATTAGTAACTTTCAAACAGAAAAAGCATATCTAAAAATTGAAAAATTTGCAGGAAAAGTTGATTTAATTAAAGATTATGGCGGTCGACTAGACATTTATTTATATGATGGGAAAAATGAAATTATTATAGAAAATAAAATTAATGCTGGCGATCAGGAGAAGCAATTACTTCGTTATTCAAAATTTAATTCTAAAGCACCTCTACTCTATTTAACTTTAGACGGAAAAGAACCTTCGACTAATTCTAAAAACGATTTATCGGTTACTAATCAATTTATATGCATTTCCTATAAAGTTGAAATCAAAAATTGGTTGGAAAAATGCATTAAAGAAATGGTTAACAAACCCGTTATTCGAGAAACGCTAAATCAATATTTATATCTCATCAATTCGCTCACAAATCAATTACCAAATGATCATAAAATGGAAGTAAAAGCACTTATCAAACAGAATTTACGAGAATCGCAAATGATAGTTTCACATTTTGAAGAGGCAAAAAATAATGTGATTTTAGAATTTTGGGAAAATTATATACTTACTTTAATCAAGCATTTTCCAAATTGGATAATTGAAAAAGCACCTTCAGATTTTCATGAACCTTATTATTATATTTTGATGCATCAAAAGAACAATAATGCTTATTTTTATACTAGATATAATACGAAGGGTGGTGAAATAACTTATGGAATTATTGCAAATTTAAAACATAGAAATCTTCCATTTGAAGAAGTTCATCGCCAGTTAAAAATTAATCAAGCATTAGGTAAATTTTCTATAGTTTGGAAAAATGAGGAAAACTTTAGTTTTAAAACAATTGATGATTTGATTTCAATTCAAATTAATCCTAAAGATGTTGAAAAAAGATTGACAGATAATTTACAAGAGTTTATTAGCTTCAACATATACAATTATGAAAAAATATTGGAATTTATAAATTCAACTATTAAAATTTAA
- a CDS encoding YqaE/Pmp3 family membrane protein, giving the protein MRYVIAFFLPWLSLLLQGKILSGIICLILQITIIGWIPAVIWAFTALNRMYADRRTNKIIKEMKRN; this is encoded by the coding sequence ATGCGTTACGTCATCGCCTTCTTCCTCCCCTGGCTTTCCTTACTTTTACAAGGAAAAATACTTTCGGGTATCATTTGTTTAATTCTACAAATCACCATCATTGGTTGGATTCCTGCCGTGATTTGGGCATTTACGGCGTTGAATCGGATGTATGCGGATAGGAGAACGAATAAAATTATTAAGGAGATGAAGCGGAATTAA
- a CDS encoding response regulator transcription factor, translating into MEYNQEINFLLADDHTVVRQGMSMIVKELYENATVFQVENFVTILEVLKNHPIDVLILDINFPDGNSITIVPEVKKLYPNIKIMIFSAFDESIHALRFFNAGANGYLNKLSEEEEIKQAIATLVNEGKFISAVTKEKILNSYLLGKKINPIEHLSGREIEIARLLVKGYGNLEISNALNIQKTTVSTYKKRIFEKLQIDNLAALIELFTFFNEKV; encoded by the coding sequence GATGATCATACGGTGGTTAGACAAGGAATGTCTATGATTGTTAAAGAGTTGTATGAAAACGCCACTGTTTTTCAAGTTGAAAACTTTGTCACTATTTTAGAAGTACTAAAAAATCATCCTATTGATGTTCTGATTTTGGATATCAATTTTCCGGATGGAAATAGTATTACTATTGTTCCGGAAGTCAAAAAGCTATATCCTAACATAAAAATCATGATCTTTTCGGCTTTTGATGAATCTATTCATGCTCTTCGTTTTTTTAATGCAGGAGCCAATGGCTATTTGAATAAGTTGAGTGAAGAGGAAGAAATCAAGCAAGCTATTGCTACCTTGGTTAACGAAGGAAAATTTATTAGTGCCGTAACTAAAGAAAAGATTTTGAATTCTTATTTATTAGGAAAAAAAATAAACCCCATAGAACATTTATCCGGTCGAGAAATTGAAATTGCTCGCTTATTGGTAAAAGGTTATGGCAATCTTGAAATTTCCAATGCGTTGAATATTCAAAAGACCACCGTAAGTACTTATAAAAAGCGAATTTTTGAAAAACTACAAATCGACAATCTCGCTGCATTAATAGAACTGTTTACCTTTTTTAATGAGAAGGTTTAA